The Punica granatum isolate Tunisia-2019 chromosome 4, ASM765513v2, whole genome shotgun sequence genome has a window encoding:
- the LOC116205619 gene encoding aminotransferase ALD1, chloroplastic-like: MSLCYPHQPALTRPCMPDNAASVQRRKLYYTRMKYDANLDTELRSGQRSKVPRNVNMENLRGGYLFPEIAMRELEHARKYPHAKLIRLGIGDTTEPIPHIITSAMAEQALALSTVRGYRGYGDEQGNQELRMAIARAMYKDMGVKWEEVFVSDGAQCDISRVQMLLGSRVTVAVPDPSFPAYVDSSIILGQAGKFEEETRKHQNIVYMRCYPDNNFFPDLENTPRTDIIFFCSPNNPTGAAATRSQLEQLVEFARANGSIIVHDSAYSAYISDGSPRSIFEIPGAKEVAIEISSFSKFAGFTGVRLGWTVVPEELSYSNGFPAIKDFNRIVCTCFNGASNIAQAGGLACLSPDGRQALNKVIEFYRDNAMILVDAFESLGIKAYGGKNSPYAWVHFPGSSSWDVFDDILEKTHIVTVPGVGFGPGGEEYLRVSAFGNRETMLEASKRLKTLYNHFK; the protein is encoded by the exons atgagTCTTTGCTATCCTCATCAACCTGCACTGACTCGTCCTTGCATGCCAGACAATGCAGCTTCTGTCCAACGCCGAAAACTTTATTACACCAG GATGAAATATGATGCAAACTTGGATACTGAATTGAGAAGCG GTCAACGCTCAAAAGTACCACGAAACGTCAACATGGAAAATCTACGAGGAGGCTACTTGTTTCCTGAG ATTGCTATGCGAGAGCTCGAACATGCTCGAAAATATCCACATGCGAAGTTGATCAGACTTGGTATTGGCGATACAACAGAGCCTATTCCTCATATCATCACATCTGCTATGGCTGAG CAAGCTCTAGCCTTATCGACGGTCAGAGGTTACAGAGGTTATGGAGATGAGCAAGGTAACCAG GAACTGAGAATGGCAATAGCAAGGGCGATGTACAAAGACATGGGGGTGAAGTGGGAAGAAGTTTTCGTATCAGATGGCGCCCAGTGCGACATCTCTCGTGTTCAG ATGCTCCTGGGATCTAGAGTGACCGTTGCTGTTCCCGATCCATCGTTTCCG GCCTACGTAGATTCCAGCATAATTCTTGGTCAAGCAGGAAAATTCGAGGAGGAAACTCGGAAGCACCAAAACATTGTGTACATGAGATGTTATCCCGACAACAATTTCTTCCCGGACCTGGAAAACACTCCGAGGACggacatcatcttcttctgctCACCCAACAACCCAACTGGGGCAGCCGCCACCCGGTCCCAACTCGAGCAGTTGGTCGAGTTTGCCAGAGCAAATGGGTCGATCATAGTCCATGATTCTGCGTACTCAGCCTACATATCAGATGGAAGCCCAAGATCGATCTTTGAGATCCCCGGCGCCAAAGAG GTTGCGATCGAGATCTCGTCCTTCTCCAAGTTTGCTGGATTCACAGGGGTCAGGCTTGGGTGGACTGTGGTCCCTGAGGAGCTATCATACTCGAACGGGTTTCCTGCGATCAAGGATTTTAATCGTATCGTGTGCACGTGCTTCAATGGCGCATCGAACATTGCTCAAGCAGGCGGACTAGCCTGCCTTTCTCCAGATGGCCGTCAG GCTCTGAACAAAGTAATCGAGTTCTACCGAGACAATGCGATGATTCTTGTTGACGCATTTGAATCGCTCGGGATTAAAGCATATGGCGGCAAGAACTCACCTTATGCTTGGGTACATTTTCCCGGGTCAAGTTCTTGGGACGTGTTTGATGATATTCTTGAGAAGACGCACATCGTGACCGTTCCAGGCGTTGGGTTCGGCCCCGGGGGCGAGGAGTACCTTAGGGTCAGCGCATTTGGCAATCGAGAAACTATGCTGGAGGCCTCAAAGAGGCTCAAAACCTTGTACAATCACTTCAAGTGA